Proteins encoded by one window of uncultured Draconibacterium sp.:
- a CDS encoding ABC transporter permease, which produces MRQFYHLKMAFRNLIREIRNSVFLLLSLCVGLVTFILVSGYVFYEKGFDRVFPDNKQIYRVTTDIFSGNELSISIPQCERGLAATLKENYPQVVAAGYLTGTNNQQYKIGDEIFTNNHIYHASAGFLDVFSIALTQGNKSEVLTRSYTAVISESTAKKYFGNANPVGKILFKYPAFEYTIEGVFNDIPAQAHFSAEVLLSFHDDMHLPPPAKAQWGETGFYTYLKLDENTDVKQVETVINNIVAENKKIQFEKGAVSHLYHLQPLNDIHLHSEMKNELETNSRAQYVILIFIIGILILCASGFNYIQFAFSKLINTAKKTGIKKINGATRFEILWGSLSESLIIHFFAVSVSMLIGWMLIPVMQNQFGIFLKPVFTSKLFLASLVIILSLSILIGGIIPALMINRFNSLELLKLRYKPVSKGLSFRQVVVVAQFVIVIAILAGIAGVSKQVNFLMDKDKGFDVKNTMVIKVPQNLRKTSQRINNLQAFEEELLRNSSILGFSSSNVVPGDLSAYNFNFTETLTGKGGKAALIVADDSFIKNYNIPLIAGTNFRGQVTSAQNNYCIINRAGVQYLGFQNPVEAIGREIKMEDESGMQKFDVSVIGVTKNVDFSNAKESHKPIVLINWTENMIWGNYSVKIASADFASVIPFIKEKFSNTFPNYPFEYLIVEDYYNRQFDKEIQLVRTFRLFIVVAIFISVINLFSIAWLISLARVKEIGIRKVNGAKVSEILSMLNRDFIKWVFIAFVIATPIAYYAMQKWLENFAYRTNLSWWIFALAGVLALGIALLTVSWQSWRAATRNPVEALRYE; this is translated from the coding sequence ATGAGACAGTTTTATCATCTTAAAATGGCATTCAGAAACTTGATTCGTGAAATAAGAAATTCGGTTTTTCTCCTACTTTCTCTTTGTGTTGGTCTGGTTACGTTTATTCTTGTTTCGGGCTATGTTTTTTACGAAAAAGGATTCGACCGTGTATTTCCCGATAACAAGCAAATTTACAGGGTAACCACGGATATATTCAGTGGAAATGAATTGAGTATTTCAATTCCGCAATGCGAACGTGGTTTGGCAGCTACTTTAAAAGAAAACTATCCCCAGGTTGTGGCGGCTGGTTATCTTACCGGTACAAACAATCAGCAATATAAAATTGGCGACGAAATTTTCACCAATAATCACATTTATCATGCATCTGCCGGTTTTCTCGATGTGTTTTCTATCGCATTAACACAAGGCAACAAATCTGAGGTTTTAACCCGGTCATATACTGCCGTTATTTCGGAAAGTACTGCCAAAAAGTATTTCGGGAATGCCAATCCTGTCGGGAAAATTTTATTCAAATACCCGGCTTTTGAATATACTATCGAAGGCGTTTTTAATGATATTCCGGCACAGGCACATTTTAGTGCAGAGGTTTTACTTTCGTTTCACGACGACATGCACCTGCCTCCACCGGCAAAGGCCCAATGGGGTGAAACCGGATTTTATACTTACCTGAAACTGGATGAAAATACGGATGTAAAACAGGTTGAAACTGTGATAAACAATATTGTAGCAGAAAATAAAAAGATACAATTCGAAAAAGGTGCTGTAAGTCATTTGTATCATCTCCAGCCGCTAAATGATATTCATCTTCATTCGGAAATGAAAAACGAACTGGAGACAAATTCGCGGGCTCAATATGTCATCCTCATTTTTATAATTGGGATATTGATTCTTTGCGCATCGGGATTTAATTATATCCAGTTTGCTTTTTCGAAGTTGATTAACACAGCCAAAAAGACGGGAATCAAAAAAATTAACGGGGCAACACGTTTCGAGATTTTATGGGGATCGCTTTCCGAATCTCTTATCATCCATTTCTTTGCCGTTTCTGTTTCGATGCTTATTGGGTGGATGCTTATTCCTGTAATGCAAAACCAGTTTGGAATTTTTTTGAAACCGGTGTTTACGAGTAAGCTCTTTTTGGCTTCTTTAGTTATAATACTTTCATTAAGTATATTAATTGGCGGAATAATTCCCGCATTAATGATTAACCGTTTTAACAGTCTTGAACTGCTTAAGTTAAGATACAAACCTGTATCCAAAGGGCTTTCTTTTCGTCAGGTTGTTGTTGTAGCTCAGTTTGTTATAGTTATTGCCATACTGGCTGGAATTGCAGGAGTTAGCAAGCAGGTCAATTTTTTAATGGATAAAGACAAAGGTTTCGATGTTAAAAATACGATGGTGATTAAGGTTCCTCAAAATCTGCGCAAAACCTCACAACGAATTAATAACCTGCAAGCCTTTGAAGAAGAGTTGCTGCGGAATAGTAGTATTTTAGGATTCTCGAGTTCAAATGTGGTGCCGGGAGACTTGTCGGCATACAATTTTAATTTTACCGAGACGCTAACGGGAAAAGGAGGGAAGGCTGCACTTATTGTTGCCGACGACAGCTTTATAAAAAACTATAATATTCCTCTTATAGCCGGAACCAACTTCCGGGGACAAGTGACTTCTGCCCAAAATAATTACTGTATTATCAATCGAGCCGGGGTGCAATATCTTGGTTTCCAAAATCCTGTTGAGGCGATTGGCAGGGAAATAAAAATGGAAGACGAAAGCGGCATGCAAAAGTTTGATGTGTCGGTAATTGGCGTTACAAAGAATGTAGATTTTAGCAATGCAAAAGAAAGTCATAAACCCATAGTCCTTATAAATTGGACCGAAAATATGATATGGGGAAATTACTCTGTAAAAATTGCCAGTGCTGATTTTGCTTCAGTTATACCTTTTATTAAAGAGAAATTCAGTAACACTTTCCCCAATTATCCTTTCGAATATTTAATCGTAGAGGATTATTACAACAGGCAATTTGATAAAGAAATTCAGCTTGTAAGAACATTCCGTTTGTTTATTGTTGTTGCCATTTTTATCAGTGTAATAAACCTGTTTTCAATCGCCTGGCTTATATCATTGGCGCGAGTGAAGGAAATCGGCATTCGAAAAGTAAACGGCGCGAAAGTTTCGGAAATCCTTTCAATGTTGAATAGAGACTTTATAAAATGGGTGTTTATCGCATTTGTAATCGCTACGCCAATTGCATATTACGCCATGCAAAAATGGCTGGAAAACTTTGCATACAGAACCAACTTAAGCTGGTGGATTTTTGCCCTTGCCGGAGTGCTGGCATTGGGAATTGCATTACTGACGGTTAGCTGGCAAAGCTGGCGGGCGGCAACGCGGAATCCGGTTGAGGCACTTCGGTACGAGTGA
- a CDS encoding ABC transporter permease, with protein MIRFYLNQILRNFNKHRRFFAINIIGLAIGIATSLLLLTHIRYEKSFDRFYSQADNLYRVNYYASKDGKPLTNSSRSQTALSPVLQTESEFIAASCRAFYESCYMYTDNVQLYGQNVLWADSAFFNVFQNKLILGDVSTVLANKYSVAISEKVARLYFGNDDPIGKIIRLNEGIQFSVTAVFENLPENSHLQYDFIVSFNTLEDYGINQQGNWGAIFVSTYLRKIPSATERDVAKVLENIAEKYIPNNGKDGFVAAYSPMAVEDIYLQSDLEGEFVPQGNLTKLRLLLIVAVFIIVIAWTNSVNISTALSFERMKAMGIRKINGADNRSLIQYHLAELLVVNLSAIVVALILMIVTMPVFKSFVNNSVAVNVFVKSWFWGLLGILLVGGTLFTGVITALLQTSFKPIQLVSNRTAGFGSLGSLRQSLTVFQFILAIILIGSTTLVFKQVNYLEKSDLGMNPEQVLVIRAPATNNTSGERRYHEFCAFRDELLRSPYVQKVTATMNVPGQSNMYNNVMISRNGKQVNTTFNLAFSDDNYFETYQVPIVAGRNFYSSIGNEGSSVIINEKAAELIGFTSADQAIGEKINIGDQELEIVGVAKNFHHESLQKELSPYIYQFRHPHEFGYYPALVSTSNIPELMQTVDQVWNKHYPGAQADFFFLDVFFNQQYVSYEQLGKLAGLSSVLAIIIACLGLFALVSHMVNRKVKEVGIRKVNGAKVLDILLMLNRDFIKWVIIAFVIATPIAYFAMNKWLESFAYKTNLSWWIFALAGLLALGIALLTVSWQSWRAATRNPVEALRYE; from the coding sequence ATGATACGATTCTACCTAAATCAGATTTTAAGAAACTTCAACAAACACAGACGTTTTTTTGCGATCAATATTATTGGATTGGCTATTGGTATAGCCACTTCGCTATTGTTGCTGACGCATATTCGTTACGAGAAAAGTTTCGATCGTTTTTATTCGCAGGCAGATAACCTGTACCGGGTAAATTACTACGCTTCGAAAGATGGCAAGCCATTGACCAACAGTTCTCGTAGCCAAACAGCACTGAGTCCGGTTTTGCAAACCGAATCAGAATTTATAGCTGCCAGCTGCCGGGCCTTTTACGAAAGTTGCTACATGTACACCGACAATGTTCAATTATATGGTCAGAATGTACTTTGGGCCGACAGTGCTTTTTTTAATGTGTTTCAGAATAAGCTGATTCTGGGAGATGTTTCCACGGTTTTGGCTAATAAATACTCGGTGGCTATTTCCGAGAAAGTGGCTCGTTTGTATTTTGGCAACGATGATCCCATTGGTAAGATCATCCGGCTTAATGAAGGAATCCAATTTTCAGTGACCGCCGTTTTCGAAAATCTTCCTGAAAACTCGCATTTACAATACGATTTTATTGTGAGTTTTAACACGCTGGAAGACTATGGCATTAATCAACAGGGAAACTGGGGAGCCATTTTTGTTTCCACTTATCTACGTAAAATTCCATCCGCAACGGAACGCGATGTCGCAAAGGTCTTAGAAAATATAGCAGAGAAATATATTCCAAATAACGGTAAAGACGGTTTCGTTGCTGCTTACTCGCCAATGGCGGTTGAGGATATTTATTTGCAGTCGGATTTGGAAGGCGAATTTGTTCCGCAAGGTAACCTCACCAAATTACGACTACTGTTGATCGTTGCTGTTTTTATCATTGTAATTGCCTGGACAAACAGCGTCAATATTTCAACAGCTTTATCGTTCGAGCGGATGAAGGCCATGGGAATCAGGAAAATTAATGGAGCTGATAACCGGTCGCTCATCCAGTATCATTTAGCCGAATTATTGGTTGTTAACCTATCTGCAATTGTTGTAGCACTTATTTTGATGATAGTAACCATGCCTGTTTTTAAGTCGTTTGTAAACAACAGTGTAGCAGTTAATGTCTTTGTTAAGTCATGGTTTTGGGGCTTGTTAGGAATTCTTCTGGTTGGAGGAACTTTGTTTACCGGCGTTATTACCGCTTTGCTTCAAACTTCATTTAAGCCAATTCAACTGGTTAGTAACAGAACTGCCGGTTTTGGAAGTTTAGGATCGCTTCGCCAGAGTCTTACCGTTTTTCAGTTTATACTGGCCATAATTCTAATCGGCTCTACAACACTGGTCTTTAAACAGGTCAATTATCTTGAAAAAAGTGATCTGGGAATGAATCCGGAGCAGGTGTTGGTGATCCGTGCGCCGGCAACCAACAACACATCCGGAGAACGTCGTTACCACGAGTTTTGTGCTTTTCGCGATGAATTGCTACGCTCGCCTTATGTGCAGAAAGTAACCGCAACAATGAATGTTCCGGGGCAGTCGAATATGTACAACAATGTAATGATTAGCCGCAACGGGAAACAGGTAAACACAACTTTTAATCTGGCATTCTCTGACGATAATTATTTTGAAACCTATCAGGTTCCAATTGTTGCCGGACGCAATTTTTACAGTTCCATTGGTAACGAAGGAAGTTCGGTAATTATAAACGAAAAAGCGGCAGAACTGATTGGTTTTACATCTGCTGATCAGGCTATTGGAGAGAAGATAAATATCGGAGATCAGGAGCTGGAGATTGTGGGAGTGGCTAAAAATTTTCACCACGAATCGTTACAGAAGGAATTGAGCCCTTACATTTATCAGTTTCGTCACCCGCATGAATTTGGCTATTATCCGGCGCTGGTAAGTACTTCCAATATCCCGGAACTGATGCAAACTGTGGATCAGGTTTGGAATAAACATTATCCGGGAGCGCAGGCTGATTTTTTCTTTCTCGATGTATTTTTCAATCAACAATATGTATCGTACGAACAGCTCGGTAAACTGGCAGGATTAAGTTCTGTGCTGGCCATTATTATTGCCTGCCTTGGTCTTTTTGCTTTGGTTTCGCATATGGTAAATAGAAAGGTTAAAGAGGTTGGTATACGAAAAGTGAATGGTGCCAAAGTGCTTGATATTCTGTTAATGCTGAACCGGGACTTTATAAAATGGGTAATCATCGCTTTTGTAATTGCAACACCCATTGCGTATTTCGCCATGAATAAATGGCTCGAAAGTTTTGCTTATAAAACCAACCTGAGTTGGTGGATTTTTGCGTTGGCAGGATTGCTGGCTTTAGGAATTGCATTGCTGACGGTAAGCTGGCAAAGCTGGCGGGCGGCTACGCGGAATCCGGTTGAGGCACTTCGGTACGAGTGA
- a CDS encoding FtsX-like permease family protein, which translates to MKNLLKLVVRVLLRQKRFLIFSVVSLSVCLALVILSSAYYAYEISSDKYQSNYNHIYRLVNTPKNQVRLDEQYYNTLNTSVSGVDKSCRVNIYGSMLTAEDIVQKIDNLVVADSTFFDLFDYTILSGSEQHLLNAPNKIVLTKSLSEKLFGKEDPLGKPVHINMRTTAYVSGVVADIKQKSHFKSDAIVSLYTENLPWSGGNFWNQNGKFKVKLFSYYLLLNKKADPASVDAQIKSTYNFPWYSFTPNIEMQPISDIFFNNTYRDAGVSHINKPLLWLLLSITLIVIVVAGINYINLSLSKLNVESKTVSILKVNGAHRNNMFKQYALSGGLVLLLSFGIALMLSLSLLPSFNQLIGSEIRLEILSDLSYLIPFVGVIVLLFLLIGLYPAWLFSGINPISLFQGKVAGKIRLSSFSRILLIFQFAAAVALIASVLMVFKQIDYMKNRNPGFDTAYLIKQDIHYSVKNAQTIKTYASELLKNPNILKLSLSDGVPLGIHSYSDQEVNGHDVKYNDISCDASFFSVLDMNLVAGRSFFEKDKNVCIITEKLAKECGFDEPLNEKIGSTLIVGVMADFNSQSMHEELSGVMFRPVGDYITNVTFRIDGVNIPQTLSSIEKSWKEFFPEYPFNYQFYDDLIAQQYQKEQRLAVSISIISGLAMFLCCLGLLGLVLNMVENRVKEIGIRKVNGAKVSEIIKMLNKDFIKWVIIAFVIATPIAYYAMNKWLENFAYKTTLSWWIFALAGILALGIALLTVSWQSWRAATRNPVEALRYE; encoded by the coding sequence ATGAAAAACCTATTAAAACTAGTTGTACGTGTTCTGTTAAGACAAAAACGATTTTTAATTTTTTCTGTCGTCAGCCTTTCCGTGTGCCTGGCATTGGTTATTCTTAGCTCGGCATACTATGCTTATGAAATTAGTTCCGATAAATATCAAAGTAATTACAATCATATTTACAGGCTGGTAAATACGCCCAAAAATCAGGTAAGACTTGACGAACAATATTATAACACCTTAAACACCAGTGTGTCGGGAGTAGACAAATCTTGCCGGGTGAACATTTATGGTTCGATGCTAACTGCGGAAGACATTGTACAAAAAATCGACAACCTTGTTGTTGCAGATTCAACTTTTTTTGACCTGTTTGATTATACCATTTTGTCGGGCTCGGAGCAGCATCTTTTAAATGCACCAAATAAAATAGTGTTGACAAAATCGCTTTCAGAGAAACTGTTCGGGAAGGAAGATCCGCTCGGGAAACCGGTTCACATTAATATGCGTACCACCGCCTATGTTTCGGGAGTGGTTGCAGATATAAAACAAAAATCACATTTTAAATCCGATGCAATCGTTTCACTTTATACTGAAAATTTGCCTTGGAGTGGCGGTAATTTCTGGAATCAGAACGGAAAGTTTAAAGTCAAGCTTTTCAGCTATTACTTGCTTTTAAATAAAAAGGCAGATCCTGCGAGTGTTGATGCTCAGATAAAATCGACCTACAATTTTCCGTGGTATAGTTTCACTCCGAACATTGAAATGCAGCCTATTTCCGATATCTTTTTTAATAACACGTATCGCGATGCCGGTGTTAGTCATATAAATAAACCTTTGCTTTGGCTGTTGTTATCGATTACTCTAATCGTTATAGTTGTAGCCGGAATAAACTATATCAATCTGAGTTTATCGAAACTGAACGTGGAGTCGAAAACCGTTAGTATTCTGAAGGTTAATGGAGCTCATCGGAATAATATGTTCAAACAATATGCCTTGTCAGGAGGACTGGTACTTTTGTTGTCTTTTGGTATTGCATTGATGTTATCCCTTAGTTTGTTGCCCTCTTTTAATCAATTAATCGGTTCCGAAATCAGACTCGAAATTCTATCCGATCTCTCGTATTTAATTCCGTTTGTAGGTGTTATTGTTCTTCTTTTTCTCCTCATCGGTTTGTATCCGGCCTGGTTGTTTTCAGGAATCAATCCAATAAGCCTCTTTCAGGGGAAAGTCGCCGGGAAAATACGACTCAGCTCCTTTTCCCGAATCCTGCTCATTTTTCAGTTTGCAGCGGCTGTGGCGTTAATTGCTTCTGTTCTGATGGTTTTTAAACAAATTGATTACATGAAGAATAGAAATCCCGGATTTGATACGGCTTATTTGATAAAACAGGACATTCATTATTCAGTGAAAAATGCGCAGACCATAAAAACCTACGCCAGCGAGTTATTGAAAAATCCGAATATCCTGAAATTGAGTTTATCGGATGGAGTGCCTTTGGGTATTCATTCATACAGTGATCAAGAGGTAAACGGACACGACGTGAAATACAACGACATTAGTTGCGATGCTTCTTTCTTTAGTGTTCTGGATATGAATCTGGTTGCAGGCAGGTCCTTTTTTGAGAAGGATAAAAATGTTTGTATTATAACAGAGAAACTAGCCAAAGAATGTGGTTTCGATGAGCCGCTTAATGAAAAAATCGGCAGCACACTTATTGTTGGAGTGATGGCTGATTTTAATAGCCAATCGATGCACGAGGAACTAAGCGGAGTAATGTTTCGGCCGGTTGGCGATTATATTACCAATGTAACGTTTCGGATAGACGGAGTCAATATACCTCAGACTTTATCCTCCATCGAAAAATCGTGGAAAGAGTTTTTCCCTGAATATCCTTTCAATTATCAGTTTTACGACGATTTGATAGCGCAGCAATACCAAAAAGAACAAAGGCTGGCAGTTTCCATAAGTATCATTTCGGGATTGGCTATGTTTTTATGCTGCCTTGGCCTTCTGGGACTTGTATTAAATATGGTGGAAAACCGTGTAAAAGAAATCGGCATCCGCAAAGTAAACGGAGCCAAAGTTTCCGAAATTATTAAAATGCTAAATAAAGACTTTATAAAATGGGTAATCATCGCTTTTGTGATTGCAACACCCATTGCGTACTACGCCATGAACAAATGGCTCGAAAACTTTGCCTACAAAACCACATTAAGCTGGTGGATATTTGCACTGGCAGGCATACTGGCTTTGGGAATTGCATTGCTGACCGTTAGCTGGCAAAGCTGGCGGGCGGCAACGCGGAATCCTGTTGAGGCTCTCCGATACGAATAA
- a CDS encoding ABC transporter permease, with translation MKKNYLTTALRFLKRNKLFAGINILGLSLALAASFVILLYVINELSYNTCFKNRKQIYRVLNYNADVKVMDEGAPYVLTKHLQDDFPQVKYVAPIRNMARVSIKLNEDYIPVDRVVGTDSDIFKVFGIDVRGQQANILDEPNSIILSKELAQKLFPDQDPIGQNLVAQIDEKDEVLEVKGVFDNFPVNSTFQADCFINVKWTLQQINSRIKERDVETDWRSMYWQTWLLLDKNNSGGSLDEQFRSLEKEVFSDDEKYEFSLQNLSDVYFGSQDINSGLPQGNLKNIRIFSAIALLVILIAALNYIILSTAVSTGRSKEIGIRKTNGAGAKSIRRQLLNESLILSILVLPVALFLAWMGKPYAEDLFQTKLLILRSNIVIYVSVYVSLTLLIGLVSGLYTASYLSKLNVISILNNSVRTGKRKSRVRSALIVAQLVIFCIFVSSTLIIYSQYKYALEKDPGYYNEDVLFVDMGMNSQSSKAFINSIKAYPDVLAAGGAIDALPMTTFFTYPMELPGDKSQKVPIELLAVDYNFLEAMGIQVIKGRSFELGDDENAYILNENAVNELGLTDPVGKKIDVVDGTIVGVVRNFNLHSFHSKIPPLIMIASDDFAQQVAIHYKTGMLESVLSLIKSEWQKIVPDEPMNYKTMDEFLKEVYAEEKNLSVIVSVSAFFALLIASFGLFGLTLFIMKSQTKEIGIKKVCGSSGQGIVLSFLSQNFIMVIVATLISIAPTIFVMNKWLNNFAFKTDISWWVFLITFVFAAIVALSTVLFHSYRASRINPVEALRYE, from the coding sequence GTGAAAAAAAACTACTTAACCACAGCACTTCGGTTTTTAAAACGAAACAAACTTTTTGCCGGAATTAACATTCTTGGACTTTCGCTTGCTCTGGCTGCTTCATTTGTTATTTTGTTGTATGTAATTAACGAGTTGAGCTACAACACCTGCTTTAAAAACCGGAAGCAGATTTACCGCGTGCTGAACTATAATGCTGATGTAAAAGTAATGGATGAAGGAGCGCCCTATGTTCTTACCAAGCATTTACAAGACGATTTCCCACAGGTAAAATATGTGGCGCCAATCCGGAATATGGCGCGAGTCAGTATAAAATTGAATGAGGATTATATTCCTGTTGATCGGGTTGTTGGAACCGATTCTGACATATTTAAAGTTTTCGGTATTGATGTTCGTGGTCAGCAGGCGAATATTCTCGATGAACCAAATTCCATTATCCTTTCAAAAGAACTGGCACAAAAACTTTTTCCGGATCAAGATCCCATCGGACAAAATTTAGTTGCCCAAATTGACGAAAAGGACGAAGTTTTAGAAGTAAAGGGAGTTTTTGATAATTTTCCTGTAAACTCAACTTTTCAGGCCGATTGTTTTATTAATGTAAAGTGGACACTGCAACAGATTAATAGTAGGATTAAAGAGAGAGATGTTGAAACAGACTGGCGTTCCATGTATTGGCAAACCTGGTTATTACTGGATAAAAACAATAGTGGGGGTTCGCTTGATGAACAGTTTCGCTCGTTGGAGAAAGAGGTTTTTAGCGATGACGAGAAATACGAATTCTCTCTTCAAAATTTATCTGATGTTTATTTTGGATCGCAGGATATTAACAGCGGATTGCCACAAGGTAACCTGAAAAATATTCGGATTTTTTCGGCCATTGCTTTGCTCGTAATCTTAATTGCAGCACTTAACTATATCATTCTTTCAACGGCGGTCTCAACCGGCAGGTCAAAGGAAATTGGGATTCGGAAAACCAATGGTGCCGGGGCGAAATCAATTCGCCGGCAATTGCTGAATGAATCATTGATTCTGTCGATTTTGGTTTTACCAGTCGCGCTGTTTCTCGCCTGGATGGGGAAACCTTATGCCGAAGACTTGTTTCAAACCAAACTATTAATCCTCCGGTCAAATATTGTCATTTATGTTTCTGTTTATGTGTCACTTACTTTGCTTATCGGACTAGTGTCGGGACTATATACCGCGTCGTATTTATCAAAGTTGAATGTAATCAGCATTTTAAATAACTCAGTGCGGACAGGAAAACGAAAGTCGCGTGTGCGTTCCGCCCTGATTGTTGCTCAATTGGTGATCTTTTGCATTTTTGTTTCAAGTACACTCATAATCTACTCTCAATACAAGTATGCGCTGGAGAAAGATCCGGGTTATTACAATGAGGATGTTTTATTTGTTGATATGGGGATGAATTCTCAGAGCTCAAAAGCGTTTATAAACAGCATTAAGGCTTATCCTGATGTGCTGGCAGCCGGAGGTGCAATAGATGCTTTACCAATGACCACTTTTTTCACTTATCCGATGGAACTTCCCGGTGATAAATCGCAAAAAGTACCAATTGAGCTTCTGGCAGTAGATTATAATTTTTTAGAAGCTATGGGAATTCAAGTGATTAAGGGAAGAAGTTTTGAACTTGGAGACGATGAAAACGCATATATACTCAATGAAAATGCGGTAAACGAATTGGGATTAACAGACCCGGTAGGGAAAAAAATTGATGTAGTTGATGGTACAATAGTTGGAGTTGTTCGTAATTTTAACTTGCATTCATTTCACAGCAAAATTCCACCATTAATAATGATCGCGTCCGACGATTTTGCTCAGCAGGTTGCCATTCACTACAAAACCGGAATGCTTGAAAGTGTGCTATCTTTAATCAAATCTGAATGGCAAAAAATCGTTCCCGATGAGCCAATGAATTACAAAACCATGGATGAATTTCTAAAAGAGGTTTATGCCGAGGAGAAGAACCTGAGTGTAATTGTTTCGGTGTCGGCATTTTTTGCGCTGCTGATTGCTTCGTTTGGGCTGTTTGGCCTTACACTTTTCATCATGAAATCGCAAACCAAAGAAATTGGAATTAAAAAGGTATGCGGAAGTTCCGGGCAAGGTATTGTGCTGTCTTTCTTAAGCCAAAATTTTATAATGGTAATAGTTGCAACGTTGATTTCAATTGCACCTACAATTTTTGTGATGAATAAGTGGTTAAACAATTTTGCCTTTAAAACCGACATATCCTGGTGGGTGTTTCTAATCACTTTTGTGTTTGCAGCAATAGTGGCGTTGTCAACCGTTTTGTTTCACTCATATCGTGCTTCACGTATTAATCCGGTGGAGGCTTTACGATATGAGTGA